One genomic region from Argentina anserina chromosome 2, drPotAnse1.1, whole genome shotgun sequence encodes:
- the LOC126783161 gene encoding uncharacterized protein LOC126783161, which translates to MIAGAVFKFCVPSPSVTVYAVDSSIVDLPNCDLSSPPSPSWCSHISILLVEMMSAMKQQKPAEDVGGAGKRQGLRRRHWVEAKMTTPYGYRPYLSVLVVGSLHGSLHRRSKTTGTHGLDLKPIADEMWLKQQ; encoded by the exons ATGATAGCTGGAGCAGTGTTTAAGTTTTGTGTCCCCTCGCCCTCCGTGACAGTTTATGCTGTGGATTCTTCCATTGTTGATCTCCCCAACTGTGATTTGTCATCCCCACCATCTCCCTCATGGTGTTCCCATATTTCAATCCTTCTGGTGGAAATGATGTCTGCAATGAAGCAACAGAAACCAGCTGAAG ATGTTGGTGGCGCTGGGAAGAGGCAAGGATTACGTCGGCGACATTGGGTGGAGGCAAAGATGACAACGCCATATGGATATCGTCCTTACTTATCAGTGTTGGTTGTTGGCAGTCTCCATGGAAGTCTCCATCGACGATCCAAAACGACTGGCACCCACGGCCTTGATCTCAAACCCATCGCCGACGAAATGTGGTTGAAACAACAATAA
- the LOC126783160 gene encoding 40S ribosomal protein S18: MSLVANEEFQHILRVLNTNVDGKQKIMFAMTSIKGIGRRLANIVCKKADVDMNKRAGELSAAEIDTLMNIVANPRQFKIPDWFLNRKKDYKDGRYSQVVANALDMKLRDDLERLKKIRNHRGLRHYWGLRVRGQHTKTTGRRGKTVGVSKKR; this comes from the exons ATG TCGCTGGTTGCGAACGAAGAGTTCCAGCACATTCTGAGAGTGCTGAACACCAACGTCGATGGGAAGCAGAAGATAATGTTCGCCATGACCTCCATCAAAGGTATCGGCCGCCGTTTGGCCAATATCGTCTGTAAAAAAGCCGATGTTGACATGAACAAGAG AGCTGGTGAGCTGTCTGCTGCTGAGATTGATACCCTCATGAATATTGTTGCGAATCCTCGCCAGTTCAAAATTCCGGATTGGTTTTTGAACAGGAAGAAGGATTACAAGGATGGGAGGTATTCACAAGTTGTTGCCAATGCGTTGGACATGAAGCTGAGAGATGATCTCGAGCGGTTGAAGAAGATCAG AAACCACCGTGGTCTTCGTCATTACTGGGGTCTTCGCGTACGTGGGCAGCACACAAAGACTACTGGTCGCAGGGGAAAGACCGTTGGTGTTTCCAAGAAGCGATAA